A genomic window from Nicotiana sylvestris chromosome 11, ASM39365v2, whole genome shotgun sequence includes:
- the LOC138881796 gene encoding uncharacterized protein, with product MSNLSKLEFMALDISGNNYLPWVLDAEIHLDAKSFGDTIKEGNEASSQNKAKTIIFLRHHVDEGIISQLKLCGEPMNDEDMLEKALSTFYASNMVLQQQYREKGFKKYSELISYFLVAEQHNALLMKNHEARPTGSAPFPEVNLGMIDPKSEKRQNNYRSRINIRGRGKGRNNNRHGGGRYKQENNKGSQSNPSKGKGNVCHQYGMKNHWARIYRTPEHFVKLYQASIKGKQNKVETHLTFQNDVEADPMNNHDKVEANLAYKDDIFEGLADITHLEAGDFFEHHN from the exons atgtcgaATTTGTCAAAGCTTGAATTTATGGCACTTGACATCTCTGGTAATAACTATTTGCCATGGgtacttgatgctgaaattcaccttgacgctaaaagTTTTGGTGACACTATTAaagaaggaaatgaagcatcaagtCAGAATAAGGCAAAAACCATAATTTTCCTTCGCCATCATGTCGATGAAGG AATAATTTCCCAACTAAAATTATGTGGGGAACCTATGAATGATGAAGACATGCTGGAAAAGGCTCTTTCCACTTTTTATGCCTCAAATATGGTGTTACAACAGCAATACCGTGAAAAGGgctttaagaaatattctgagttaatttcatattttttggTGGCTGAACAACATAATGCCcttttaatgaaaaatcatgaagcccgtcccactggATCAGCTCCATTTCCAGAAGTGAATCTGGGAATGATTGATCCAAAGTCTGAAAAAAGACAAAATAATTATCGTAGCCGTATAAATATACGTGGGCGTGGCAAGGGGCGAAATAATAATCGCCATGGTGGTGGTCGTTATAAACaagagaacaataagggttctcagaGTAATCCTTCAAAAGGCAAAGGTAATGTTTGCCACCAATATGGTATGAAAAATCATTGGGCACGAATTTATCGTACACCTGagcattttgtcaaactttatcaagcatctataaaaggaaaacaaaataaagttgaGACTCACTTGACTTTTCAAAATGATGTTGAGGCGGACCCTATGAATAATCATGATAAAGTTGAAGCAAACCTTGCCTATAAAGATGATATTTTTGAAGGTCTTGCagatattactcatttagaagctgGAGACTTCTTTGAGCATCATAACTGA
- the LOC104235820 gene encoding RNA polymerase II C-terminal domain phosphatase-like 4 produces the protein MNTWSRIQEFERMDAPNIFKVEVYIGRVLETLVQFGAPKKILVDGKPHLGTDRLVPLLQNFRRYLEELGVTSRGEPAETSGASLALDICSHPGVIGGMCIRCGQKVENESGVALGYIHKNLRLADDEIARLGDKDLKNLLRHKKLYLVLDLDHTLLNSARLADISAEELYLKDQREVLPGAETSAEGNIEGL, from the exons ATGAATACATGGAGTCGAATCCAGGAATTTGAGAGGATGGATGCACCAAACATCTTCAAAGTAgaggtgtacataggtcgg GTTTTGGAAACATTGGTCCAGTTTGGAGCTCCAAAGAAAATTTTGGTTGATGGAAAACCTCATCTAGGAACTGATAGATTGGTACCACTTCTTCAAAATTTCCGGCGGTACCTGGAAGAGCTGGGTGTAA CATCTCGTGGAGAACCAGCAGAAACTTCAG GAGCATCTTTGGCTCTGGATATATGCTCACATCCTGGTGTCATTGGAGGGATGTGTATAAGGTGTGGGCAGAAGGTGGAAAACGAATCGGGTGTGGCTTTGGGATACATACACAAG AATTTGAGGCTTGCAGATGATGAAATTGCTCGATTGGGTGACAAGGACCTGAAGAACTTATTACGCCATAAAAAGCTGTACTTGGTTCTTGATTTAGACCACACACTTCTGAACTCAGCTAGACTTGCTGATATTTCAGCAGAAGAATTATACTTGAAGGACCAACGAGAAGTACTACCTG GTGCTGAAACAAGTGCGGAAGGAAATATTGAAGGGTTGTAA
- the LOC104235819 gene encoding RNA polymerase II C-terminal domain phosphatase-like 4, which translates to MCICLERNRRFFDTNALRSNLFKLDWIHMMTKLRPFVHTFLKEASSLFEMHIYTMGERPYALEMANLLDPGGIYFHSRVIAQGDCTQRHQKGLDVVVGQESAVLILDDTEAVWGKHKENLILMERYHFFTSSCRQRQIPACYQIPFKPWRSN; encoded by the exons ATGTGTATCTGTTTGGAGAGAAATAGAAGATTTTTCGACACTA ATGCTTTGAGAAGCAACCTTTTCAAATTGGATTGGATACACATGATGACAAAGTTGAGGCCATTTGTCCACACCTTCCTGAAAGAAGCCAGTAGTTTATTCGAGATGCACATTTACACGATGGGTGAACGTCCTTATGCATTGGAAATGGCAAACTTACTTGACCCTGGAGGTATCTACTTCCATTCAAGAGTGATTGCTCAAGGAGACTGCACCCAGAGGCATCAAAAGGGTCTCGATGTTGTTGTGGGTCAAGAAAGTGCTGTCCTGATCCTTGATGATACTGAAGCG GTATGGGGAAAGCACAAGGAGAACCTAATACTGATGGAGCGTTATCATTTCTTTACCTCAAGTTGTCGACAGAGACAAATACCTGCCTGCTATCAGATCCCTTTCAAACCTTGGAGATCAAATTAA